In Nymphaea colorata isolate Beijing-Zhang1983 chromosome 3, ASM883128v2, whole genome shotgun sequence, a genomic segment contains:
- the LOC116250606 gene encoding shikimate O-hydroxycinnamoyltransferase-like, with the protein MIITVKDSTMVRPAAETPHHGLWKSNLDLLVPRMHTPSVYFYRFDGSHNFFDTEVIKDALSRALVPFYPMAGRLRRDEDGRIEIDCNGHGVLFVEAVAEATVADFGDFAPTMELKQLIPAIDYTGQISSYPLLVLQVTFFKCGGVSVGVGMQHHVADGFSGLHFINSWSDIARGMDVNSLPFIDRNRTILRPRDPPMPAFPHIEYQPPPPLKNKILTEIPHGKHQTTPPSVAIFKLTRNQLTKLKNKAKEGDNSISYSSYEMLSGHVWRCVCMARGLDHDQETKLYIATDGRSRLQPPLPAGYFGNVIFTTTPVAISGNLVAMPTYYAASKIHDAISIMDNQYLRSALDYLELQPDLSTLVRGAHTFECPNLGITSWTRLPIHDADFGWGRPIFMGPGGIAYEGLAFMLPSPSNDGSLSIAIALQPNHMKAFEKFIYEI; encoded by the exons ATGATCATCACAGTGAAAGACTCAACCATGGTCCGGCCGGCGGCCGAGACACCACATCACGGGCTGTGGAAATCGAATCTGGACCTTTTGGTGCCAAGGATGCACACTCCAAGCGTTTACTTCTATAGATTTGATGGCAGCCACAACTTCTTCGACACGGAGGTGATAAAAGACGCACTGAGCAGAGCACTTGTTCCGTTCTACCCCATGGCCGGCAGGCTTCGGCGAGATGAAGATGGTCGAATCGAGATCGACTGCAATGGCCATGGGGTTCTCTTTGTTGAGGCCGTGGCGGAGGCGACGGTGGCCGATTTTGGAGATTTTGCTCCTACCATGGAGCTCAAGCAGCTCATCCCAGCTATTGACTACACCGGACAAATCTCTTCCTACCCTCTCTTGGTCCTTCAG GTCACGTTTTTCAAATGTGGAGGCGTCAGTGTAGGGGTTGGCATGCAGCATCACGTTGCCGACGGGTTCTCGGGTCTGCATTTTATTAATTCCTGGTCCGATATTGCTCGTGGCATGGATGTGAATTCCCTCCCTTTCATTGATCGGAATCGGACCATCTTAAGGCCAAGGGATCCTCCAATGCCTGCCTTCCCTCATATAGAGTATCAGCCTCCTCCCCCATTGAAAAACAAGATCCTGACAGAGATACCACATGGAAAACACCAAACCACCCCTCCATCCGtggcaattttcaaacttaCCCGGAACCAATTAACAAAGTTGAAGAACAAGGCCAAAGAAGGAGATAACTCCATCAGCTATAGTTCCTATGAAATGCTGTCCGGGCACGTATGGAGATGCGTTTGCATGGCCAGAGGCCTAGACCATGACCAAGAAACCAAGTTGTACATAGCCACGGACGGCCGCTCACGGCTCCAGCCACCGCTACCGGCGGGTTACTTCGGCAATGTCATCTTCACCACGACGCCTGTCGCGATCTCCGGCAACCTAGTGGCCATGCCAACATACTACGCTGCAAGCAAAATCCACGATGCAATCTCAATAATGGACAACCAGTACTTGAGGTCGGCGCTCGACTACCTAGAGCTGCAGCCCGACCTGAGCACGCTCGTTCGCGGGGCACACACTTTTGAGTGCCCGAACCTAGGCATCACCAGCTGGACCAGGCTGCCCATTCATGATGCGGATTTTGGGTGGGGGAGGCCCATTTTCATGGGACCTGGGGGCATAGCTTATGAGGGCTTGGCTTTCATGCTGCCTAGCCCTTCCAATGATGGTAGCCTGTCTATTGCCATTGCTCTGCAACCTAACCACATGAAAGCTTTTGagaaatttatatatgaaatatgA